One Chroicocephalus ridibundus chromosome 10, bChrRid1.1, whole genome shotgun sequence DNA window includes the following coding sequences:
- the RBM5 gene encoding RNA-binding protein 5 isoform X2, whose translation MGSDKRVSRTERSGRYGSIVEREDRDERESRSRRRDSDYKRSSEERRGDRYDDYRDYDSRDYDSRDYDSRDSRDCRDYDSRDYDSRDSRDCRDYDSRDSRDCRDYDSRDCRDYDSRDSRDYDCRDYDSRDCRDYDSRDSRDYDSRDYDRDYDSRDYDSPERERERRNSDKSEDGYHSDGDYGEHDYRNDINDEKESKTIMLRGLPITVTENDIRELIESFEGPQPADVRLMKRKTGVSRGFAFVEFYHFQDATSWMEANQKKLVIQGKQIAMHYSNPRPKFEDWLCNKCCLYNFRRRLKCFRCGADKFDSEQEVPPGAAEAVQSVDYYCDTIILRNIAPHTVVESIMTALSPYASLAVNNIRLIKDKQTQQNRGFAFVQLSSAMDASQLLQILQSLQPPLKIDGKTIGVDFAKSARKDLLLPDGNRVSAFSVASTAIAAAQWSSTQPQTGEGSTLDYSYLQSGQDGYTQYAQYSQDYQQYYQNQGGVLDTDAATISGAPVTTTTAAVVSQSPQLYNQQTNSPDSPTQSAPPTTSSQAQTAPPTGVVPGTKYAVPDTSTYQYDESSGYYYDPVTGLYYDPNSQYYYNALTQQYLYWDGEKETYMPAAEGITYQQTATTTTTKEVKEKKEKPKSKTAQQIAKDMERWAKSLNKQKENFKNSFQPLSTREEERKESAAADAGFALFEKKGALSERQQILPEVLKNGDDDNPLKRGLVAAYSGDSDNDEDLLERMENEEEKLTDWKKMACLLCRRQFPNKDALIRHQQLSDLHKQNMDIYRRSKLSEQELEALELREREMKYRDRAAERREKYGIPEPPEPKRKKVYDAGTVNYEQPTKDGLDNSNIGNKMLQAMGWREGSGLGRKCQGITAPIEAQVRMRGAGLGAKGSSYGVSTADSYKDAVRKAMFARFTEME comes from the exons ATGGGCTCGGACAAGCG CGTGAGCAGGACGGAGCGGAGCGGCCGCTACGGCTCCATCGTGGAGAGGGAGGACCGCGATGAGCGGGAGTCCCGCAGCCGGCGCAGGGACTCTGACTACAAGAGGTCCAGCGAGGAGCGCCGCGGTGACCGCTACGATGACTACCGCGACTACGATAGCCGGGACTACGACAGCCGAGACTACGACAGCCGCGACAGCCGAGACTGCCGGGACTACGACAGCCGGGACTACGACAGTCGCGACAGCCGGGACTGCCGGGACTACGACAGTCGCGACAGCCGGGACTGCCGGGACTACGATAGCCGTGATTGCCGTGACTACGACAGCCGGGACAGCCGAGACTACGATTGCCGGGACTACGACAGCCGGGATTGCCGCGACTACGACAGCCGCGACAGCCGAGACTACGACAGCCGAGACTATGACAGAGACTACGATAGCCGCGATTACGATAGCCCTGAG AGGGAGCGGGAGCGCAGGAACAGTGACAAATCAGAAGATGGATACCATTCCGATGGCGACTATGGAGAACATGACTATAGGAACGACATTAACgatgagaaagaaagcaaaaccatcaTGTTACGTGGCCTTCCCATCACGGTTACAGAAAACGAT ATTCGTGAGCTTATTGAGTCCTTCGAAGGTCCTCAGCCTGCAGACGTGAGGCTGATGAAAAGAAAGACAG GTGTAAGCCGTGGTTTCGCCTTCGTGGAGTTTTATCACTTTCAAGATGCTACCAGCTGGATGGAAGCCAATCAG aaaaagctGGTGATTCAGGGGAAGCAGATTGCGATGCACTACAGCAACCCCAGGCCTAAATTTGAGGACTGGCTTTGCAACAAG TGCTGCCTTTACAACTTCAGAAGGAGGCTAAAATGCTTCCGCTGTGGAGCGGACAAATTCG ATTCAGAACAGGAAGTGCCACCTGGAGCAGCAGAAGCCGTTCAGTCTGTGGATTATTACTGTGATA ccaTCATTCTCCGAAACATTGCTCCTCACACAGTAGTGGAATCCATCATGACTGCCTTGTCTCCGTATGCTTCTCTGGCAGTCAATAATATTCGTCTTATCAAAGACAAGCAGACTCAGCAAAATAGAGGCTTTGCGTTTGTGCAGCTGTCTTCTGCCATG GATGCTTCTCAACTGCTGCAGATTTTACAAAGTCTTCAGCCACCATTAAAAATTGATGGCAAAACAATTGGTGTTGACTTTGCAAAGAGTGCCAGAAA AGACTTGCTTCTCCCAGATGGTAACAGAGTCAGCGCCTTCTCTGTGGCAAGTACAGCCATTGCTGCAGCTCAGTGGTCGTCCACTCAG CCACAAACTGGGGAAGGCAGCACCCTTGACTACAGCTACCTCCAGTCAGGACAGGATGGCTACACTCAGTATGCTCAG TATTCACAGGATTATCAGCAGTACTACCAAAATCAAGGAGGAGTGTTGGACACAGACGCAGCTACCATATCAG GAGCTCCAGTCACTACCACCACAGCTGCAGTCGTGTCCCAGAGTCCTCAGTTATATAATCAACAGACGAACTCACCTGACTCTCCG acacaATCAGCACCACCTACCACTAGCAGTCAGGCACAAACGGCTCCCCCGACTGGCGTAGTCCCTGGAACCAAGTACG ctgtccCTGACACTTCCACCTACCAGTATGATGAATCTTCAGGATATTATTATGATCCTGTAACAGGGCTCTACTATGATCCTAATTCCCAG TATTACTACAATGCCTTAACCCAGCAGTACCTTTACTGGGATGGCGAAAAGGAGACCTACATGCCTGCTGCAGAAGGTATCACGTACCAACAAACAGCTACCACAACCACAACCaaagaagtgaaggagaagaaagagaagcctAAAAGTAAAACAGCTCAACAG ATTGCTAAAGACATGGAGCGCTGGGCAAAGAGTTTGAACAAGCAGAAAGAGAACTTCAAGAACAGCTTCCAGCCTCTGAGTACCAGGGAGGAAGAGCGGAAGGAGTCGGCGGCTGCAGATGCAGGCTTTGCCCTCTTTGAGAAAAAG GGAGCTCTGTCTGAGAGACAGCAGATCCTGCCAGAGGTGTTGAAAAATGGGGATGACGACAATCCGCTGAAG CGTGGCCTCGTGGCTGCCTACAGTGGTGATAGTGATAACGATGAGGACTTACTGGAAAGAATGGAGAATGAGGAAGAGAAGCTGACTGACTGGAAGAAGATGGCTTgtctgctgtgcagaaggcagTTCCCAAACAAAGATGCTCTGATTCGGCACCAGCAGCTGTCTGACTTGCACAAG CAAAACATGGATATCTATAGGAGATCAAAGCTTTCAGAGCAGGAACTTGAAGCCTTGGAGCTGCGTGAGAGAGAG ATGAAATACAGAGACAGAGCAGCTGAGAGGCGGGAGAAGTACGGCATCCCGGAGCCCCCTGAGCCGAAGCGCAAGAAGGTCTATGATGCTGGCACAGT TAATTACGAGCAGCCCACCAAAGATGGCCTTGACAACAGTAATATAGGCAACAAGATGCTGCAGGCCATGGGCTGGAGGGAAGGTTCAGGCTTGGGAAGAAAATGTCAGGGCATCACAGCACCCATTGAG GCCCAAGTACGAATGAGAGGAGCTGGCTTGGGAGCCAAGGGCAGCTCCTACGGTGTCTCCACTGCAGACTCGTACAAAGACGCGGTGCGGAAAGCCATGTTCGCTCGCTTCACGGAGATGGAGTAA
- the RBM5 gene encoding RNA-binding protein 5 isoform X1, with translation MGSDKRVSRTERSGRYGSIVEREDRDERESRSRRRDSDYKRSSEERRGDRYDDYRDYDSRDYDSRDYDSRDSRDCRDYDSRDYDSRDSRDCRDYDSRDSRDCRDYDSRDCRDYDSRDSRDYDCRDYDSRDCRDYDSRDSRDYDSRDYDRDYDSRDYDSPERERERRNSDKSEDGYHSDGDYGEHDYRNDINDEKESKTIMLRGLPITVTENDIRELIESFEGPQPADVRLMKRKTGVSRGFAFVEFYHFQDATSWMEANQKKLVIQGKQIAMHYSNPRPKFEDWLCNKCCLYNFRRRLKCFRCGADKFDSEQEVPPGAAEAVQSVDYYCDTIILRNIAPHTVVESIMTALSPYASLAVNNIRLIKDKQTQQNRGFAFVQLSSAMDASQLLQILQSLQPPLKIDGKTIGVDFAKSARKDLLLPDGNRVSAFSVASTAIAAAQWSSTQPQTGEGSTLDYSYLQSGQDGYTQYAQYSQDYQQYYQNQGGVLDTDAATISGAPVTTTTAAVVSQSPQLYNQQTNSPDSPTQSAPPTTSSQAQTAPPTGVVPGTKYAVPDTSTYQYDESSGYYYDPVTGLYYDPNSQYYYNALTQQYLYWDGEKETYMPAAEGITYQQTATTTTTKEVKEKKEKPKSKTAQQIAKDMERWAKSLNKQKENFKNSFQPLSTREEERKESAAADAGFALFEKKVKGALSERQQILPEVLKNGDDDNPLKRGLVAAYSGDSDNDEDLLERMENEEEKLTDWKKMACLLCRRQFPNKDALIRHQQLSDLHKQNMDIYRRSKLSEQELEALELREREMKYRDRAAERREKYGIPEPPEPKRKKVYDAGTVNYEQPTKDGLDNSNIGNKMLQAMGWREGSGLGRKCQGITAPIEAQVRMRGAGLGAKGSSYGVSTADSYKDAVRKAMFARFTEME, from the exons ATGGGCTCGGACAAGCG CGTGAGCAGGACGGAGCGGAGCGGCCGCTACGGCTCCATCGTGGAGAGGGAGGACCGCGATGAGCGGGAGTCCCGCAGCCGGCGCAGGGACTCTGACTACAAGAGGTCCAGCGAGGAGCGCCGCGGTGACCGCTACGATGACTACCGCGACTACGATAGCCGGGACTACGACAGCCGAGACTACGACAGCCGCGACAGCCGAGACTGCCGGGACTACGACAGCCGGGACTACGACAGTCGCGACAGCCGGGACTGCCGGGACTACGACAGTCGCGACAGCCGGGACTGCCGGGACTACGATAGCCGTGATTGCCGTGACTACGACAGCCGGGACAGCCGAGACTACGATTGCCGGGACTACGACAGCCGGGATTGCCGCGACTACGACAGCCGCGACAGCCGAGACTACGACAGCCGAGACTATGACAGAGACTACGATAGCCGCGATTACGATAGCCCTGAG AGGGAGCGGGAGCGCAGGAACAGTGACAAATCAGAAGATGGATACCATTCCGATGGCGACTATGGAGAACATGACTATAGGAACGACATTAACgatgagaaagaaagcaaaaccatcaTGTTACGTGGCCTTCCCATCACGGTTACAGAAAACGAT ATTCGTGAGCTTATTGAGTCCTTCGAAGGTCCTCAGCCTGCAGACGTGAGGCTGATGAAAAGAAAGACAG GTGTAAGCCGTGGTTTCGCCTTCGTGGAGTTTTATCACTTTCAAGATGCTACCAGCTGGATGGAAGCCAATCAG aaaaagctGGTGATTCAGGGGAAGCAGATTGCGATGCACTACAGCAACCCCAGGCCTAAATTTGAGGACTGGCTTTGCAACAAG TGCTGCCTTTACAACTTCAGAAGGAGGCTAAAATGCTTCCGCTGTGGAGCGGACAAATTCG ATTCAGAACAGGAAGTGCCACCTGGAGCAGCAGAAGCCGTTCAGTCTGTGGATTATTACTGTGATA ccaTCATTCTCCGAAACATTGCTCCTCACACAGTAGTGGAATCCATCATGACTGCCTTGTCTCCGTATGCTTCTCTGGCAGTCAATAATATTCGTCTTATCAAAGACAAGCAGACTCAGCAAAATAGAGGCTTTGCGTTTGTGCAGCTGTCTTCTGCCATG GATGCTTCTCAACTGCTGCAGATTTTACAAAGTCTTCAGCCACCATTAAAAATTGATGGCAAAACAATTGGTGTTGACTTTGCAAAGAGTGCCAGAAA AGACTTGCTTCTCCCAGATGGTAACAGAGTCAGCGCCTTCTCTGTGGCAAGTACAGCCATTGCTGCAGCTCAGTGGTCGTCCACTCAG CCACAAACTGGGGAAGGCAGCACCCTTGACTACAGCTACCTCCAGTCAGGACAGGATGGCTACACTCAGTATGCTCAG TATTCACAGGATTATCAGCAGTACTACCAAAATCAAGGAGGAGTGTTGGACACAGACGCAGCTACCATATCAG GAGCTCCAGTCACTACCACCACAGCTGCAGTCGTGTCCCAGAGTCCTCAGTTATATAATCAACAGACGAACTCACCTGACTCTCCG acacaATCAGCACCACCTACCACTAGCAGTCAGGCACAAACGGCTCCCCCGACTGGCGTAGTCCCTGGAACCAAGTACG ctgtccCTGACACTTCCACCTACCAGTATGATGAATCTTCAGGATATTATTATGATCCTGTAACAGGGCTCTACTATGATCCTAATTCCCAG TATTACTACAATGCCTTAACCCAGCAGTACCTTTACTGGGATGGCGAAAAGGAGACCTACATGCCTGCTGCAGAAGGTATCACGTACCAACAAACAGCTACCACAACCACAACCaaagaagtgaaggagaagaaagagaagcctAAAAGTAAAACAGCTCAACAG ATTGCTAAAGACATGGAGCGCTGGGCAAAGAGTTTGAACAAGCAGAAAGAGAACTTCAAGAACAGCTTCCAGCCTCTGAGTACCAGGGAGGAAGAGCGGAAGGAGTCGGCGGCTGCAGATGCAGGCTTTGCCCTCTTTGAGAAAAAGGTGAAG GGAGCTCTGTCTGAGAGACAGCAGATCCTGCCAGAGGTGTTGAAAAATGGGGATGACGACAATCCGCTGAAG CGTGGCCTCGTGGCTGCCTACAGTGGTGATAGTGATAACGATGAGGACTTACTGGAAAGAATGGAGAATGAGGAAGAGAAGCTGACTGACTGGAAGAAGATGGCTTgtctgctgtgcagaaggcagTTCCCAAACAAAGATGCTCTGATTCGGCACCAGCAGCTGTCTGACTTGCACAAG CAAAACATGGATATCTATAGGAGATCAAAGCTTTCAGAGCAGGAACTTGAAGCCTTGGAGCTGCGTGAGAGAGAG ATGAAATACAGAGACAGAGCAGCTGAGAGGCGGGAGAAGTACGGCATCCCGGAGCCCCCTGAGCCGAAGCGCAAGAAGGTCTATGATGCTGGCACAGT TAATTACGAGCAGCCCACCAAAGATGGCCTTGACAACAGTAATATAGGCAACAAGATGCTGCAGGCCATGGGCTGGAGGGAAGGTTCAGGCTTGGGAAGAAAATGTCAGGGCATCACAGCACCCATTGAG GCCCAAGTACGAATGAGAGGAGCTGGCTTGGGAGCCAAGGGCAGCTCCTACGGTGTCTCCACTGCAGACTCGTACAAAGACGCGGTGCGGAAAGCCATGTTCGCTCGCTTCACGGAGATGGAGTAA